One genomic segment of Acomys russatus chromosome 6, mAcoRus1.1, whole genome shotgun sequence includes these proteins:
- the Dyrk3 gene encoding dual specificity tyrosine-phosphorylation-regulated kinase 3: MGGAARERGRKDAALPGAGLPPQQRRLGDGVYDTFMMIDETKCPPCSNTLCNPSEAPVSRRLNITAEPLTRDSTQHLVSGPEMKVEQLFQEFGNNRRSSNLQSDGTNNSEKSSPPVSQGKSSESLNTVKPSSSSKPSKVLPLTPEQALKQYKHHLTAYEKLEIVSYPEIYFVGPNAKKRQGVIGGPNNGGYDDADGAYIHVPRDHLAYRYEVLKIIGKGSFGQVARVYDHKLRQYVALKMVRNEKRFHRQAAEEIRILEHLKKQDKTGSMNVIHMLESFTFRNHVCMAFELLSIDLYELIKKNKFQGFSVQLVRKFAQSILQSLDALHKNKIIHCDLKPENILLKHHGRSATKVIDFGSSCFEYQKLYTYIQSRFYRAPEIILGCRYSTPIDIWSFGCILAELLTGQPLFPGEDEGDQLACMMELLGMPPPKLLEQSKRAKYFINSKGFPRYCSVTTQADGRVVLLGGRSRRGKKRGPPGSKDWATALKGCDDYLFIEFLKRCLQWDPAARLTPAQALRHPWISKSAPRPLTMDKVSGKRVVNPTNPFQELGSKLPPVVGIASKLKANLISETSGSIPLCSVLPKLIS; this comes from the exons GTTGGGGGATGGTGTCTATGATACCTTCATGATGATAGATGAAACCAAGTGCCCACCCTGTTCAAACACACTCTGCAATCCCTCTGAAGCTCCTGTCTCCAGAAGGCTGAAC ATTACTGCTGAGCCGTTAAccagagactccactcagcacTTGGTGAGTGGCCCTGAGATGAAGGTAGAACAGCTGTTTCAAGAATTTGGCAACAACAGAAGGTCCAGTAATCTTCAGTCCGATGGCACCAACAACTCCGAGAAGTCCTCTCCTCCTGTGTCTCAGGGGAAAAGCTCAGAAAGCCTCAATACTGTGAAACCCAGCAGTTCATCCAAACCATCGAAAGTTCTGCCGCTGACTCCTGAGCAAGCCCTGAAGCAATACAAGCACCACCTCACTGCCTATGAGAAGCTGGAGATCGTCAGCTACCCAGAAATCTACTTCGTGGGTCCAAATGCCAAAAAGCGACAAGGAGTTATTGGTGGTCCCAATAACGGAGGGTACGACGACGCAGACGGAGCCTATATTCATGTACCCCGAGACCACCTAGCTTACCGCTACGAGGTGCTGAAAATTATCGGTAAGGGGAGTTTTGGACAGGTGGCCCGAGTCTACGATCACAAGCTTCGCCAGTACGTGGCCCTGAAAATGGTCCGCAACGAGAAGCGCTTTCACCGCCAGGCAGCCGAGGAGATCCGGATCTTGGAGCATCTTAAAAAGCAGGACAAAACTGGCAGCATGAACGTCATCCACATGCTGGAGAGCTTCACCTTCCGGAACCATGTGTGCATGGCCTTTGAGCTGCTGAGCATCGACCTGTAtgagctcattaaaaaaaacaagtttcAGGGTTTCAGCGTCCAGTTGGTTCGAAAGTTTGCCCAATCCATCCTGCAGTCCCTGGATGCCCTCCACAAAAACAAGATCATTCACTGTGACCTGAAGCCGGAAAACATTCTCCTGAAACATCACGGGCGCAGCGCAACCAAGGTCATTGACTTTGGGTCCAGCTGTTTCGAGTATCAGAAGCTTTACACGTACATCCAGTCACGCTTCTACAGAGCCCCAGAGATCATCCTGGGCTGCCGCTACAGCACGCCGATCGACATATGGAGTTTCGGTTGCATCCTTGCAGAACTTCTCACAggacagcccctgttccctgGAGAGGACGAAGGAGACCAGCTGGCCTGTATGATGGAGTTGCTAGGGATGCCACCACCAAAACTCCTGGAGCAATCCAAACGTGCCAAGTACTTTATTAACTCCAAGGGCTTTCCCCGATACTGCTCTGTGACTACTCAGGCAGATGGGAGGGTTGTGCTTCTTGGGGGTCGCTCACGCAGGGGTAAGAAGCGTGGCCCCCCAGGCAGCAAAGACTGGGCAACAGCACTAAAGGGCTGCGATGACTACTTATTCATAGAGTTTCTGAAAAGATGCCTTCAGTGGGACCCTGCTGCCCGCCTCACCCCAGCTCAAGCATTGAGACACCCTTGGATTAGCAAGTCTGCGCCCCGACCTCTCACCATGGACAAGGTGTCAGGGAAACGGGTAGTTAATCCTACAAACCCTTTCCAGGAACTGGGCTCCAAGCTGCCACCAGTCGTAGGGATAGCCAGTAAGCTTAAAGCTAACCTAATATCAGAAACCAGTGGTAGTATACCTCTGTGCAGTGTGCTGCCAAAGCTAATTAGCTAA